One genomic region from Listeria monocytogenes encodes:
- a CDS encoding putative quinol monooxygenase — MYLKENTNYLYCTAVIQTTGKVSYEQLVEHLEALRAKTVKEPGCVLFEIVPLESALGRFALWEIWQNQESFYYHHEQNYTKEFFAAELDTVEFFESSEKVNL; from the coding sequence ATGTATTTAAAAGAAAACACGAATTATTTATATTGCACAGCAGTTATTCAAACTACCGGCAAAGTTTCTTATGAACAGCTGGTTGAACATTTGGAGGCGTTACGCGCTAAAACAGTGAAAGAACCAGGTTGTGTTTTATTCGAGATTGTTCCTTTAGAAAGTGCACTCGGCAGATTTGCTTTGTGGGAAATTTGGCAGAATCAGGAATCCTTTTATTACCATCACGAACAGAACTATACGAAAGAATTTTTTGCTGCGGAACTTGACACGGTTGAATTTTTCGAAAGCTCAGAGAAGGTAAATTTATAA
- a CDS encoding MepB family protein: MEYEQLLQNELGELEIIQEELQNKEYRGMIVKTAKDGTTIRTRLAKKTDKKAGYFVAFWEKDEFGKNCPFDENDCADFLCIVVIDGDLNGLFVFPRQCLIDKGILTSEASIGKMAARFYPTWCQDLNKIAKKTQAWQQVYFKNYSIRKEDH, from the coding sequence ATGGAATATGAACAGCTGTTACAAAACGAACTTGGTGAACTTGAAATAATTCAGGAAGAACTACAAAACAAAGAATATCGAGGAATGATTGTAAAGACGGCTAAAGATGGCACAACGATTCGTACGCGTTTGGCGAAGAAAACGGATAAAAAAGCAGGGTACTTTGTTGCTTTTTGGGAGAAAGATGAATTTGGGAAGAATTGTCCTTTTGATGAGAATGATTGCGCTGATTTTTTATGTATTGTTGTTATTGATGGTGATTTGAACGGTTTATTTGTTTTTCCAAGACAATGTTTAATTGATAAAGGAATTTTAACTAGTGAAGCTAGTATTGGAAAAATGGCTGCTAGATTTTATCCAACGTGGTGTCAGGATTTAAATAAAATAGCGAAAAAAACGCAAGCTTGGCAACAGGTGTATTTTAAAAATTATTCTATAAGAAAAGAAGACCATTAA
- a CDS encoding ABC transporter ATP-binding protein/permease codes for MIDKRLFQLVEKKSLVLLILFRVLSLGLMIGLWLVFAQQLTHYLEGQSVDWLWLVGTVLVVLVGKAILTKLAEKQIYQASAELRLSMRRAVMEKAFRLGNNEGQLPASTLTQLAVDGIEQLEIYYSRFLPQLFYCLIASLMIFGSLVGFAWQPAIVLLICMPMIPIVIMAVMKIAKRILSGYWSDYTNLGTKFHENLSGLSILKAYDQDKYKQEEIVSDAERFRKATMSLLSMQLNSITIMDIISYSGAALGIGMSLIMFTNGTISMTGMLMFLLLSAEFFIPMRQLGSLFHVAMNGISACSKLFAYLELKEQVYGSVELAKPLEKMEVHHLTYTYEEGKAKALQDVSVHFNKGSFSALVGKSGSGKSTFVRVLLNQLPGYQGEIVWNDVPLASLSGEAIRKQAVLVDNHGYLYANSIRENLLIGNPAANDSDLWNVLEQVSLADFVRKLPEQLNENLEEDGSNLSGGQRQRLLLARALLRQAEVYVFDEITSGVDLESEKIIFLVLQELAKEKIVLFISHRLYNVLGADQVLVFDAGKLVEVASPERLQQESNYFKNYFLEEEALLKGGA; via the coding sequence ATGATTGATAAGCGTTTGTTTCAACTGGTTGAAAAGAAATCTTTAGTGTTATTAATTCTTTTTCGCGTGCTTAGTTTAGGGCTGATGATTGGTCTTTGGCTTGTTTTTGCTCAACAATTAACGCATTATTTAGAGGGTCAAAGTGTCGATTGGTTATGGCTTGTTGGGACGGTTTTAGTTGTTTTAGTTGGTAAAGCGATACTTACCAAATTAGCGGAGAAACAAATTTACCAAGCATCAGCAGAACTGCGTTTATCAATGAGGCGCGCTGTGATGGAAAAAGCTTTTCGGTTAGGCAACAACGAAGGACAGTTACCGGCATCAACTTTAACGCAGCTCGCGGTAGATGGGATTGAACAATTAGAAATTTATTATTCACGTTTTTTACCGCAATTATTTTATTGTCTCATCGCTTCTTTGATGATTTTTGGAAGTTTAGTTGGATTTGCATGGCAGCCGGCGATTGTGCTATTAATTTGTATGCCGATGATTCCGATTGTTATTATGGCAGTGATGAAAATTGCTAAACGGATTTTGAGTGGTTATTGGTCTGATTATACGAATTTAGGAACCAAATTCCATGAAAATTTAAGTGGTTTGAGTATTTTGAAGGCTTATGATCAAGATAAATATAAGCAAGAGGAAATTGTTTCTGATGCGGAACGTTTCCGTAAAGCTACGATGAGTTTGTTATCGATGCAACTGAATTCGATTACGATTATGGATATTATATCGTATAGTGGGGCGGCACTTGGTATTGGTATGTCTTTAATTATGTTCACCAATGGCACGATTAGTATGACTGGCATGTTGATGTTCTTGCTACTAAGCGCCGAATTTTTTATTCCAATGCGTCAACTTGGATCTTTATTCCATGTGGCGATGAATGGAATCAGTGCTTGCAGTAAATTGTTCGCTTATTTAGAGTTAAAAGAGCAAGTTTATGGCTCAGTAGAATTAGCTAAACCGTTAGAAAAGATGGAAGTTCATCATTTGACATATACATATGAAGAAGGTAAAGCTAAAGCACTGCAAGATGTATCAGTTCATTTCAATAAAGGAAGTTTTTCTGCACTTGTCGGAAAGTCTGGTTCAGGAAAAAGTACTTTTGTGCGAGTGCTATTAAATCAATTACCTGGTTATCAAGGGGAAATTGTTTGGAATGATGTACCGTTAGCGAGTTTGAGCGGGGAAGCTATTCGTAAACAAGCTGTGTTAGTAGATAATCATGGTTATCTTTATGCAAATAGTATTCGGGAAAATTTATTAATTGGTAATCCAGCTGCTAATGATAGCGATTTGTGGAATGTTTTAGAGCAAGTTAGTTTGGCTGATTTTGTTCGGAAGTTACCAGAGCAATTAAATGAGAATTTAGAAGAGGACGGAAGTAATTTATCTGGTGGGCAAAGACAGCGATTGTTACTAGCTAGAGCTTTGCTGCGTCAAGCGGAAGTCTATGTTTTCGATGAAATTACGTCTGGTGTGGATTTGGAAAGTGAAAAAATTATTTTTCTAGTGTTGCAGGAATTAGCTAAAGAAAAAATCGTGCTCTTTATTTCGCATCGCTTATATAATGTTTTGGGCGCGGATCAAGTACTCGTTTTTGACGCGGGGAAATTGGTGGAAGTAGCGAGCCCAGAACGATTACAGCAAGAATCCAATTACTTCAAAAACTACTTTTTAGAAGAAGAAGCGTTGCTGAAAGGGGGAGCATGA
- a CDS encoding MerR family transcriptional regulator → MYIKDFATKTGLSIDTLRYYEEEELLIPARNEKNYRVYTEEDYCWVQLLLKMKQTGMTITNIKNFAALQKQGDKTLPNRIQILDNHMENLYEQQKDLAETISFVAKKVDGYREKL, encoded by the coding sequence ATGTATATTAAAGATTTTGCCACTAAAACGGGGCTTTCGATTGATACGCTTCGATATTACGAGGAAGAAGAATTATTAATTCCTGCTAGAAATGAAAAAAATTATCGTGTTTATACGGAAGAAGATTACTGCTGGGTACAGCTTTTACTTAAAATGAAGCAAACAGGGATGACAATAACAAACATTAAAAATTTTGCTGCATTACAAAAGCAAGGAGATAAAACACTCCCAAATCGGATACAAATTTTAGATAATCATATGGAAAACTTGTATGAACAACAGAAAGATTTGGCAGAAACAATTTCCTTTGTGGCTAAAAAAGTAGATGGGTATCGAGAGAAGTTATAA
- a CDS encoding MerR family transcriptional regulator — translation MLTLSTGEIAQLFQISKYKIRHYIDEGILVPKRNPENGYYYFEEADIYRLYQIILFRKIGFSIQEIKESLLGEKVTPMLEQAEQDLQQKIEELVEIQKTIQKIIHSQKEIILNEITFVDKADRYFKKVPNQIIDNNTINYSQAAKHNLPDLEEPFYIFSKQDTGVICLKSIKKRSDYTFPAGEYACKSFIAKDEATIETQIQLFLEELKYPTTSMILYENIYPSLAYPDAMVYTMEVPL, via the coding sequence ATGCTTACTCTTTCCACTGGCGAAATCGCGCAACTTTTTCAAATATCTAAATATAAAATCCGTCATTATATCGATGAAGGTATTCTAGTTCCTAAAAGAAATCCTGAAAATGGCTATTATTATTTTGAAGAAGCCGACATTTACCGTTTATATCAAATTATCCTTTTTAGAAAAATTGGCTTTTCTATTCAAGAAATCAAAGAAAGTTTGCTTGGTGAAAAAGTGACTCCGATGTTAGAGCAGGCTGAACAAGATTTGCAACAAAAAATAGAAGAGTTAGTAGAAATTCAAAAAACGATTCAAAAAATCATTCATTCGCAAAAAGAAATAATTTTAAATGAAATCACATTCGTTGATAAAGCCGATCGCTATTTTAAAAAAGTTCCTAACCAAATAATTGATAATAATACTATCAACTACTCCCAAGCCGCAAAACACAATCTACCGGATTTAGAGGAACCTTTTTACATTTTCTCCAAACAAGACACTGGTGTAATCTGCCTTAAGAGCATTAAAAAAAGGAGTGATTATACTTTTCCGGCTGGCGAATATGCTTGTAAATCTTTTATTGCCAAAGATGAAGCAACTATTGAAACGCAAATCCAACTATTTTTAGAAGAATTAAAATATCCTACAACAAGCATGATATTATACGAAAACATCTACCCTTCACTCGCCTATCCGGACGCAATGGTTTACACAATGGAAGTGCCGTTATGA
- a CDS encoding GNAT family N-acetyltransferase yields MILINKRAENQDYQMILAIWEKSVIATHAFLAAEDRQFYKEQIPLFLDNVELFLWFAGEEIVGFSGTSERELDMLFLNPIATGNGYGSQILIWLIENKRINLVDVNEQNENATRFYLKHGFVVSSRSDLDGFGNPYPILHLQLKERVNGI; encoded by the coding sequence ATGATACTTATAAATAAACGAGCGGAAAATCAAGATTACCAGATGATTTTAGCGATTTGGGAAAAGTCAGTTATTGCAACGCATGCTTTTTTAGCTGCGGAAGATAGGCAGTTTTACAAAGAACAAATTCCTTTGTTTCTAGATAATGTGGAACTGTTCTTATGGTTTGCTGGTGAAGAAATCGTTGGTTTTAGTGGGACGAGCGAGCGGGAACTAGATATGTTATTTCTTAATCCGATAGCTACGGGTAATGGTTATGGGAGTCAGATTCTTATTTGGTTAATAGAAAATAAGCGGATAAACTTGGTGGATGTGAATGAACAAAATGAAAATGCCACGAGATTTTATTTGAAGCATGGATTTGTGGTTTCTTCCAGAAGTGACTTGGATGGTTTTGGGAACCCTTATCCAATTCTTCATTTACAACTGAAGGAGAGAGTTAATGGAATATGA
- a CDS encoding alpha/beta hydrolase family protein translates to MAKNGVDTMKRWKKITIIMSAIIVILVAILFIGNNYEMNETRVAIPTTGGKLSAVVTTPKHGKPKGIIVFVHGDGAQEATQNGGYKPLMERFAKQGYISVSWDKLGVGKSSGNWLNQSMDDRANEVNQVIEWMKVKYPDSTAKIGLWGASQAGWVVPKAMNANNEIDFSILAAPAINWMRQGEYNTCWQAKDTGKTTKEVKQAQQNFLTDSALISKNKTYESYKQNGGKEEMTPGRYNFIRKNMNQDATLDLSKVKTKIYLVLAEKDKNVDSAETKDVYTQQIKKENLETQTIPNVSHQMINPAIANSELLTNIVGLMVPKYFLVDNAYLDYCEQVVSKQ, encoded by the coding sequence ATGGCGAAAAATGGAGTGGATACAATGAAACGTTGGAAAAAAATAACTATCATAATGAGCGCAATCATCGTCATATTAGTAGCGATTCTTTTCATCGGAAACAATTACGAGATGAACGAAACAAGAGTCGCAATTCCAACTACTGGTGGAAAACTTTCTGCGGTCGTGACAACCCCAAAACACGGCAAACCAAAAGGTATTATCGTGTTTGTTCACGGTGACGGGGCACAAGAAGCAACTCAAAACGGTGGCTATAAACCGCTAATGGAACGCTTTGCCAAACAAGGATATATATCTGTTTCTTGGGATAAATTAGGCGTTGGTAAATCCTCTGGCAATTGGCTAAATCAGTCCATGGATGACCGCGCAAACGAAGTCAACCAAGTGATCGAATGGATGAAAGTAAAATACCCAGACAGCACGGCTAAAATCGGCTTATGGGGCGCTAGTCAAGCCGGTTGGGTGGTTCCAAAAGCAATGAATGCAAATAATGAGATTGACTTTTCAATACTTGCCGCCCCTGCTATCAACTGGATGCGCCAAGGAGAATACAACACCTGCTGGCAAGCGAAAGACACTGGTAAAACAACTAAAGAAGTCAAGCAAGCACAACAAAATTTCCTCACCGATAGCGCCCTTATTTCTAAAAACAAAACCTACGAAAGCTACAAACAAAATGGCGGTAAAGAAGAAATGACCCCGGGTCGCTACAACTTCATTCGCAAAAATATGAACCAAGATGCCACCCTAGACCTTTCAAAAGTAAAAACAAAAATCTATCTCGTCTTAGCTGAAAAAGATAAAAATGTTGATTCAGCAGAAACAAAAGATGTTTACACCCAACAAATAAAGAAAGAAAACCTAGAAACCCAAACCATCCCAAATGTCTCGCATCAAATGATTAATCCTGCCATCGCTAATTCAGAGCTACTCACCAATATTGTTGGCTTAATGGTTCCAAAATATTTTCTAGTAGACAATGCTTACTTAGATTACTGCGAGCAAGTAGTTTCTAAACAATAA
- a CDS encoding lmo1136 family class 1 internalin — MKKTIKITTSLLLSFACVFSFGDFTKPHTVEAEIVYSLTNPKPVNEIFTDPKLAQVVADWLKLPAATSSVTQTQLNTIKALHFDSKGVQSLEGVEYLKNLTQVFGYGNQVSDLGPLSNLTKLEVIQMPRNQISDLTPIANLTALMSLDFEFNNLQTIEPIKNLTNMLELNVSANPISDINAVKNMTQLEFLTLRDCEVSDLSPVENLSNMLMFWAGRNNISDITPLKNMSKLLGLSLFGNQIKDVSVIKNLTSLEDFDIKANQVSDISSLATSTTLETLTLSFNQIIDISPLKNLTNLTRLELENQTRALDAVEIDNPLILPAPVIDENGSRVQPSKVSHAGVYANGEITWEGLQSNYILNYEYALPVTIGSLTTTYSGKITQPLLEKPVDPVTPVDPVDPVDPVDPVDPVDPVDPVDPVNPVDPVNPVNPVNPVNPVNPVNPVNPDPVNPMKPVEPIIPVTLENQFTLMNQTISVNEEIATQPAKDIVKLPKTGESGMTSSLFGGLILTVTSAILLRKRK, encoded by the coding sequence ATGAAAAAAACTATCAAGATTACAACCAGTTTACTTTTGAGCTTTGCTTGTGTATTTAGTTTTGGGGATTTTACTAAGCCGCATACAGTCGAAGCTGAAATAGTCTATTCGCTTACAAATCCAAAGCCAGTTAATGAAATTTTTACTGATCCAAAACTCGCGCAAGTTGTGGCGGATTGGTTGAAGCTTCCAGCTGCAACTAGCTCGGTTACGCAAACCCAATTAAATACAATTAAAGCTTTGCACTTTGATTCAAAAGGTGTTCAAAGTCTTGAAGGAGTAGAGTATTTAAAAAATCTCACGCAAGTATTTGGCTATGGTAACCAAGTGAGTGATTTAGGGCCATTAAGTAATTTAACGAAGCTAGAAGTCATCCAGATGCCAAGAAATCAAATAAGTGACTTAACGCCAATTGCGAATTTAACTGCATTAATGTCACTTGATTTTGAGTTTAATAACTTACAAACGATTGAACCGATAAAAAATTTAACGAACATGTTAGAACTGAATGTTAGCGCCAATCCTATTTCGGATATTAATGCCGTTAAAAATATGACACAGCTGGAATTTTTGACTTTAAGAGACTGTGAGGTAAGTGATTTATCGCCAGTTGAAAATCTGTCTAATATGCTGATGTTTTGGGCGGGGAGAAATAATATTAGTGATATTACGCCGCTCAAAAATATGTCTAAATTGCTTGGTTTAAGTTTATTTGGGAATCAAATCAAGGATGTGAGCGTAATCAAAAATCTTACTAGCCTTGAAGACTTCGATATAAAAGCGAATCAGGTGAGCGATATTAGTAGTTTAGCAACATCAACTACACTCGAGACATTAACTCTTAGTTTCAACCAAATAATTGATATTTCGCCACTGAAAAATTTGACCAATTTAACTAGATTAGAACTGGAGAATCAAACGCGTGCACTAGATGCGGTTGAGATAGACAATCCATTGATTTTACCCGCGCCAGTAATTGATGAAAATGGTAGTAGAGTACAGCCATCAAAAGTGAGTCATGCAGGTGTTTATGCGAATGGCGAGATTACATGGGAAGGGTTGCAAAGTAATTATATTTTAAATTACGAATACGCTTTGCCCGTAACAATTGGTTCGTTGACAACAACGTATTCTGGTAAAATTACGCAGCCTTTGTTAGAGAAGCCTGTTGATCCGGTCACTCCAGTAGATCCGGTAGATCCGGTAGATCCGGTAGATCCGGTAGATCCGGTAGATCCGGTAGATCCAGTAGACCCGGTAAACCCGGTAGATCCAGTAAATCCGGTAAACCCGGTAAACCCGGTAAACCCGGTAAACCCGGTAAACCCGGTAAACCCAGATCCAGTAAATCCTATGAAGCCAGTAGAGCCAATCATTCCAGTTACTCTTGAAAATCAATTTACCTTGATGAATCAGACTATTTCTGTTAATGAGGAAATAGCAACACAACCAGCTAAGGATATTGTGAAGTTACCGAAAACAGGAGAAAGCGGAATGACATCTAGTCTATTTGGAGGGTTAATACTGACTGTTACTAGCGCTATTTTACTAAGAAAACGAAAATAA
- a CDS encoding ATP-dependent Clp protease proteolytic subunit, with translation MAENTKNENITNILTQKLIDTRTVLIYGEINQELAEDVSKQLLLLESISNDPITIFINSQGGHVEAGDTIHDMIKFIKPTVKVVGTGWVASAGITIYLAAEKENRFSLPNTRYMIHQPAGGVQGQSTEIEIEAKEIIRMRERINRLIAEATGQSYEQISKDTDRNFWLSVNEAKDYGIVNEIIENRDGLK, from the coding sequence ATGGCAGAGAATACAAAGAATGAAAATATCACAAACATCCTTACCCAAAAATTGATTGATACACGCACAGTGTTAATTTACGGGGAAATCAATCAGGAGTTAGCCGAGGACGTTTCTAAGCAACTTTTACTATTAGAATCTATTAGCAATGATCCAATTACGATTTTTATTAATAGCCAAGGCGGACACGTCGAAGCTGGCGATACGATTCATGATATGATTAAATTCATTAAACCAACAGTGAAAGTCGTTGGAACAGGCTGGGTTGCAAGTGCTGGTATTACGATTTACTTAGCCGCTGAAAAAGAAAATCGCTTTAGCCTTCCAAATACGCGCTATATGATTCACCAACCAGCTGGCGGCGTTCAAGGTCAAAGTACCGAAATCGAAATCGAAGCAAAAGAAATTATCCGGATGCGCGAAAGAATTAACCGCTTAATCGCCGAAGCAACCGGTCAATCATACGAACAAATTTCTAAAGATACGGACCGTAATTTCTGGCTTTCTGTTAATGAAGCAAAAGATTACGGCATCGTAAATGAAATCATCGAAAATCGCGATGGCTTAAAATAA
- a CDS encoding immunity 26/phosphotriesterase HocA family protein encodes MINNEIREVIGLHPIFENDQKLTVENAEVIIRNHVLIKLILDQADCYKEIDYNIELTDTNELVGRKNAKPKALTLKAILKAKTKELRLKINKISNRIELKLGVQHFENIYFEKGRVFTKENVQEIIAAHYGSDWLSTLTKAKFKVKTRQTIQQGSIFSYPIGNEYGFGLVIGCFQTFRKQKIMPQDSSHYLNLMMGVPLVIRSFNYTSKQNTVDLPLLKKSQLLNPEFIMDDLVLRGDFSIIGRVVLEEADILFPMNFSFNGVSTTYAGYQAIGEPDRDIIKKYEEEITIRFDWGFGSKTMTAKEFLKRRSGKESFLSYSGLGMTPIAGYSKKLISPKTIFTTEELKQIYEVLDIDGEISFDDFNEKHNGILAQNMLSIDGK; translated from the coding sequence ATGATTAATAATGAGATACGAGAAGTGATCGGATTACATCCGATTTTTGAAAATGACCAAAAATTGACTGTGGAAAATGCAGAAGTAATCATCAGAAATCATGTGCTGATAAAATTGATTCTTGATCAAGCTGATTGTTACAAAGAAATCGATTATAATATAGAGCTTACAGATACAAATGAATTAGTTGGCCGAAAAAATGCAAAACCAAAAGCATTGACGCTAAAAGCAATTTTAAAAGCTAAAACCAAAGAATTAAGGTTGAAAATAAATAAAATCAGTAATCGAATAGAGTTAAAACTAGGTGTTCAGCATTTTGAAAATATCTATTTTGAGAAAGGGAGGGTTTTCACTAAAGAAAATGTGCAAGAAATAATTGCTGCACATTATGGAAGTGATTGGTTGAGCACATTAACCAAAGCAAAGTTCAAAGTGAAAACGAGACAAACCATTCAGCAAGGTTCCATTTTTTCTTATCCAATTGGAAATGAATATGGTTTCGGGCTTGTAATTGGTTGTTTTCAGACGTTTCGGAAACAAAAAATAATGCCTCAAGATAGCTCGCATTACCTTAATTTAATGATGGGAGTTCCGCTTGTTATTCGTAGCTTTAACTATACAAGTAAACAAAATACAGTCGATTTACCACTTTTGAAAAAAAGTCAGCTCTTAAATCCGGAATTTATTATGGATGATTTAGTGTTGCGTGGGGATTTTTCGATTATTGGTAGGGTAGTTTTGGAAGAAGCGGATATTCTCTTTCCAATGAATTTTTCTTTTAATGGAGTGTCTACAACTTATGCCGGTTATCAAGCAATAGGGGAACCAGATAGGGATATTATTAAAAAGTACGAGGAAGAAATTACCATTCGATTTGATTGGGGATTTGGAAGCAAAACGATGACTGCGAAAGAGTTTTTGAAGAGAAGGAGTGGAAAAGAGTCATTTCTGTCTTATTCTGGATTAGGAATGACGCCAATTGCTGGATATTCAAAAAAGTTAATTTCTCCTAAAACTATATTTACTACAGAAGAACTAAAACAAATTTATGAAGTTTTAGATATAGATGGGGAGATATCGTTTGATGATTTTAATGAAAAACACAATGGGATTTTGGCTCAAAACATGTTATCAATTGATGGAAAATAA
- a CDS encoding amino acid ABC transporter ATP-binding/permease protein, giving the protein MSEWTIIGWLLKFVKPLRGKMILAILLGIISNLSVIMISLIGTYGIIGVILQQPLNPYKWLFVMVACGVVRGLARYLEQYLNHDIAFRLLAIIRERIFATLRKLGPARLSGKKSGDLVAAITTDVEALEVFFAHTISPVFIALGTTIATVGFLASYDVGLAIILLVGQIMVGVVLPMISYKRNKKIGTAYQQAFVGLNQMVMENIASLQDIFQFKLGEERLRKLETQGEKLNRQYKKRIRQGSELQILGEWVLIGTATIILVLGSLSQLPLETVLIGTVLSLSSFGSVLALNALGTALLTTFASGKRLYALTEEKPVVLFNGQLELSDFESAELDKVSFSHDGKQPLLNELSLALPKGKWLGIGGESGSGKSTLVKLLMRYWDPDGQVKLNNNELPKITESSLHRLEGVMEQRTFLFEDTLGNNIRLGKKDATLEEVKEAARKAAIDTWIETLPEGYETIIGGQSRNLSDGERQRIGLARLFLHDAPLLLLDEPTSNLDYINEQAILNTLRSEIQDKTVLVISHRATTLDLAEEQLFIENGALKRAAK; this is encoded by the coding sequence ATGTCAGAATGGACGATTATTGGCTGGTTGTTAAAGTTTGTTAAGCCGTTACGAGGAAAGATGATTTTGGCGATTTTACTTGGTATTATAAGTAATTTATCGGTTATCATGATTTCTTTAATCGGTACATATGGCATTATCGGGGTAATTTTACAGCAGCCGCTGAATCCGTATAAATGGCTCTTTGTAATGGTAGCTTGTGGAGTGGTTCGAGGTTTGGCGCGATATTTGGAACAGTATTTAAATCATGACATTGCTTTTCGCTTGCTTGCGATTATTCGTGAACGTATTTTTGCGACTTTGCGTAAACTAGGACCAGCTCGTTTATCTGGGAAGAAAAGTGGTGATTTAGTTGCCGCGATTACAACGGATGTCGAGGCTTTGGAAGTATTTTTCGCACATACTATTTCGCCAGTTTTTATTGCACTTGGTACGACGATAGCAACAGTTGGCTTTTTGGCAAGCTATGATGTTGGTTTAGCGATCATACTTTTGGTAGGTCAAATCATGGTTGGTGTCGTTTTGCCGATGATTAGTTATAAACGAAACAAAAAAATCGGAACGGCTTATCAACAAGCATTCGTTGGGCTCAATCAAATGGTGATGGAAAATATTGCAAGTTTACAAGATATTTTTCAGTTTAAATTAGGCGAAGAGCGTTTGAGAAAATTAGAAACACAAGGTGAAAAGCTCAATAGGCAGTATAAAAAAAGAATACGCCAAGGAAGCGAGCTCCAAATATTGGGTGAATGGGTGCTAATTGGTACGGCGACGATTATTTTAGTGCTAGGTAGTCTTTCACAATTGCCACTTGAAACAGTATTAATTGGAACCGTACTTAGTCTGAGTTCTTTTGGATCAGTGTTGGCATTAAATGCTTTAGGAACGGCGCTGTTAACCACATTTGCTAGTGGTAAAAGATTATATGCTTTAACAGAAGAAAAACCTGTTGTATTATTTAACGGTCAGCTTGAACTATCGGATTTTGAAAGCGCTGAGTTAGATAAAGTGAGTTTTAGTCATGATGGAAAACAACCACTTTTAAACGAACTTTCGCTAGCGCTTCCTAAGGGTAAATGGCTTGGCATCGGCGGGGAAAGCGGCAGTGGAAAAAGCACTTTAGTAAAATTACTGATGCGCTACTGGGATCCAGATGGTCAAGTTAAATTAAATAATAACGAACTCCCTAAAATTACAGAGTCTTCGCTTCATCGGCTAGAAGGTGTAATGGAGCAAAGAACATTTTTATTTGAAGACACACTTGGTAATAATATTCGTTTAGGTAAAAAAGATGCAACTTTGGAAGAAGTCAAAGAAGCTGCCCGAAAAGCTGCTATCGATACTTGGATTGAAACTTTGCCAGAAGGATATGAGACAATCATTGGTGGACAATCACGAAATTTATCAGATGGAGAACGCCAACGGATTGGTTTAGCTAGATTATTCCTTCATGACGCACCGTTATTATTACTAGATGAACCAACAAGCAATTTGGATTATATTAATGAACAAGCGATTTTAAACACGCTCCGTTCAGAAATTCAAGATAAAACAGTGCTGGTAATTTCTCACCGAGCAACAACATTAGACTTGGCAGAAGAACAATTATTTATAGAAAATGGTGCATTGAAACGTGCAGCAAAATAA
- a CDS encoding GNAT family N-acetyltransferase, whose amino-acid sequence MTLSIKSIDSFEKDSIVEEVASLVFAGFKSKFTKTLFKETEAHDITYAFCHYIYTEKGENLLIAIQDELVCGCLFVTSKSDSYQKLYQTLRKFLSFSQCLKLIFLLSLLSHKPVQNERYIDFITVSPNFRGQGIGKTLISHCLETFHDEKITLYVAKKNNGAYKLYRNLGFQVIQKENSALMGVLTGIKEWRKMEWIQ is encoded by the coding sequence ATGACCCTTTCCATTAAAAGCATCGATTCATTTGAAAAAGATAGCATCGTTGAAGAAGTAGCATCTTTAGTTTTCGCAGGGTTCAAATCAAAGTTCACAAAAACGCTATTCAAAGAAACAGAAGCACATGACATTACATACGCTTTTTGCCATTACATTTATACAGAAAAAGGCGAAAATCTACTAATTGCAATACAAGATGAGCTAGTTTGCGGTTGCCTGTTTGTAACAAGCAAGAGTGACTCTTATCAAAAGCTATATCAAACCTTAAGAAAGTTTTTATCATTTTCACAGTGCCTCAAATTGATTTTCTTACTCAGTCTTCTATCACACAAACCTGTTCAAAATGAACGATATATTGATTTTATAACCGTTTCGCCAAATTTTCGTGGTCAAGGTATTGGAAAAACGCTAATTTCTCATTGCCTAGAAACTTTTCATGATGAGAAGATTACTTTATACGTTGCCAAGAAAAATAATGGCGCCTACAAGCTGTATAGAAATTTAGGCTTCCAAGTGATTCAAAAAGAAAATAGCGCATTGATGGGAGTACTCACCGGTATCAAAGAATGGCGAAAAATGGAGTGGATACAATGA